The following proteins come from a genomic window of Metarhizium brunneum chromosome 2, complete sequence:
- the PFK26 gene encoding 6-phosphofructo-2-kinase 1 — MPSAVALPRQDVSVRLRQAKQSELAKLVMQNQFGVASSRSSTSPTSSEPEQHFAVQPPSHSSDVASYSYSPLQSHGTTQCYSMSAPVAIPTMASAVRMMKDLTDTPPLSQSVNSTAPSSPRIPPLRQNSGSQTPRVRPHATTLNIPGMTRSRVSPDGRIPQRDVAAKLVIVMVGLPARGKSYITKKLQRYLSWQQHESRIFNVGNRRRNAAGIKTSARANSGQARRALDPPVEAATILLNGVPATNNDIPPDQAEPTTLNLNSTNGEPQEEVDQSARFFDPNNEKAAAMRNQVAMETLDELLDYLLNQGGAVGILDATNSTIKRRQQVVDRIREREPKLGILFIESICRDPHLLEANMRLKLSGPDYRNKDPIKSLEDFKARVAAYASAYVPLGEYEEDNDLQYIQMVDVGRKLIQHRLKGFLSGGISTYLSSFNLSPRQIWITRHGQSVDNELGKLGGDSILTERGHCYGLALYKFMTQKRKEWLMEQKSKLAQATFPPHPGDNTPPYPDMHKDLDEKNFCVWTSMLQRSVETAEYFDADDDYDVKNWEMLNELNTGQFEGMTYDEIARKYPEEFHKRAADKLNYIYPGVGGEGYLQVISRLRDMVREIERITDHVLIIGHRSVCRVLMAYFMDLTREDITDMDVPLGMLYSIEPKPYGIAFHAYKYNEANGWFDEMPNYRPQKAARGSV, encoded by the exons ATGCCGTCTGCTGTAGCTCTTCCCAGACAAG ACGTCAGCGTGCGCCTCCGCCAAGCAAAACAGTCGGAACTAGCCAAGCTTGTCATGCAAAACCAGTTCGGTGTCGCCTCGTCTCGCTCTTCAACCTCACCTACGTCCTCGGAGCCTGAGCAGCACTTTGCTGTTCAGCCTCCTTCGCACTCCTCAGATGTCGCCTCTTATTCTTATTCTCCGCTGCAGTCGCACGGCACCACGCAATGCTACTCCATGTCCGCGCCTGTAGCTATACCCACCATGGCTTCCGCAGTCAGGATGATGAAGGACTTAACCGACACACCTCCGTTGTCGCAGAGCGTCAACTCCACTGCTCCCAGTTCACCACGCAT CCCACCTTTGCGCCAGAACTCGGGGAGCCAGACCCCTAGAGTGCGCCCTCATGCGACAACCCTCAACATCCCTGGTATGACCAGGTCCCGTGTCTCCCCCGATGGCAGAATTCCACAACGGGATGTTGCAGCCAAGCTCGTTATTGTCATGGTCGGCCTTCCTGCCCGTGGAAAATCATACATCACCAAAAAGCTTCAACGGTATCTTTCGTGGCAACAACATGAATCGCGAATCTTCAATGTCGGTAACCGCAGACGCAATGCGGCCGGAATCAAGACTTCTGCCCGCGCCAACTCTGGCCAGGCGCGCCGGGCCCTGGACCCTCCAGTTGAAGCTGCCACTATTCTGTTGAACGGCGTGCCAGCCACCAACAACGATATTCCTCCCGACCAAGCAGAGCCTACTACTTTGAATTTAAATTCGACGAATGGCGAGCCTCAGGAGGAAGTTGACCAGTCCGCCAGGTTTTTTGATCCGAATAACGAGAAGGCGGCAGCAATGAGAAACCAGGTGGCCATGGAAACCCtggacgagctgctcgacTATCTTTTGAATCAGGGCGGCGCTGTTGGCATTCTCGACGCTACAAACAGCACAATtaagcggcggcagcaagttGTCGACCGCATCAGAGAGCGTGAGCCCAAGCTTGGCATTCTTTTTATAGAAAGTATATGCAGAGATCCTCATCTGCTCGAGGCAAACATGCGATTGAAGCTGTCTGGTCCCGACTATCGCAACAAGGACCCCATCAAATCGCTAGAAGATTTCAAGGCTAGAGTTGCGGCGTATGCTAGCGCATACGTACCTCTGGGCGAGTATGAGGAGGATAACGACTTACAGTACATCCAG ATGGTAGATGTTGGTAGAAAGCTTATCCAGCACCGCCTGAAAGGTTTCCTAAGCGGTGGCATCAGCACATACCTGTCAAGCTTCAATCTCTCACCTCGGCAGATTTGGATCACTCGCCACGGGCAAAGCGTGGATAATGAGCTCGgcaagctcggcggcgacTCTATCCTCACTGAGCGAGGCCATTGTTACGGCCTGGCGCTGTACAAATTTATGACGCAGAAACGCAAGGAGTGGCTTATGGAGCAAAAAAGCAAACTTGCCCAGGCAACGTTCCCACCTCACCCGGGCGATAACACACCTCCCTATCCGGACATGCACAAGGACTTGGACGAGAAGAACTTTTGTGTCTGGACTTCCATGCTTCAGCGCAGCGTAGAAACCGCTGAATACTttgatgccgatgatgacTACGACGTCAAGAATTGGGAAATGCTTAATGAGTTAAACACGGGGCAGTTTGAAGGCATGACCTATGACGAAATTGCTCGAAAGTATCCAGAAGAGTTTCACAAGCGCGCTGCGGATAAACTCAACTACATCTACCCGGGCGTCGGTGGCGAGGGTTACCTCCAGGTTATTAGCCGCCTACGCGACATGGTCAGAGAGATTGAGCGCATTACTGATCATGTGCTGATCATTGGGCATCGTTCAGTTTGTCGAGTGCTGATGGCCTACTTCATGGACCTGACACGAGAGGACATCACTGACATGGATGTCCCTCTGGGGATGCTCTACTCTATTGAACCCAAGCCATATGGCATCGCCTTCCACGCCTACAAATACAATGAGGCGAATGGCTGGTTCGATGAAATGCCCAATTACAGGCCTCAGAAGGCTGCCCGCGGAAGTGTCTAG
- the Rnaseh1 gene encoding Ribonuclease H1, producing the protein MADETSGNSCPVSGDISGDDSQSQPLPTPGLKPNPIVDDLKKNHLNKGVLIPLKTTQEVRQDHTTVYAYITRAPTKSANDVITALRTLRPEGGANPLPHLRTCAKPTDLPAHLKTQFMNDDPVGRQIHTSKSTWIYIIAGEAREISKSDLIKTLSTVDALENDPFIATITIPLLAPTSQVQAALWSSQYWPTVYRKNNPLGPHPSMVGRGTDEIKEDASLWMALAHQVALQAKEAGIGEAMGAVIVQRGENGTELVGLAGDARKHQECNGAILNNTVTHCVLRAISMVAQKLVRHEHREAGITAEAANLYYDCFQDQPLIELERRCFEQEHPNKDGYLCHGLELTQPCATPANCAKLASKALLLLLSSGYGSRFTQTVGRNHYFSKEARIRVYVPTRLLSTTATRSVFGFLNRIIKTALPDSEMNKRAAPGVNATASPPKKRKTDNVQKFYAVQAGFRPGVYMTYAECSAQTAGFRGAVFKSFTSRSDAEAFAEGKKVAASSDEPERFYAVAVGNPTGIYTDWNEAALAIKGVKGPKYKRFGTRMEAVVYIKQHGSREAIEALGETYAAAPVELPVSPTPVVASTKKTASKTAAKKAEPGVQRPAEDVLQIYTDGSSLANGKAGSRAGVGVYFGDGDPRNVSERLVGDPQTNQRAELMAMLRALEIAPLEQTVQIISDSQYSINCVTQWAIGWKHKGWKTATGENVKNQDIIRAVLDKMDERTKTGANTYFHWVKGHASDRGNVAADRLAVRGAKMAC; encoded by the exons ATGGCGGATGAAACCAGTGGCAATTCTTGCCCTGTCTCCGGGGACATATCTGGGGACGATTCGCAGAGCCAACCGCTCCCAACACCAGGCCTCAAACCAAACCCCATCGTGGACGATTTGAAGAAAAACCATTTGAATAAGGGTGTCTTGATCCCACTTAAGACAACCCAAGAAGTCCGCCAAGACCATACTACCGTTTATGCATACATTACTCGGGCGCCAACAAAGTCTGCTAACGACGTCATAAC AGCCTTGCGAACATTACGACCAGAGGGTGGTGCTAATCCCCTACCCCATCTTCGCACCTGTGCAAAGCCGACAGACTTGCCTGCGCACCTCAAGACACAATTCATGAATGATGATCCAGTAGGCCGCCAGATTCATACCAGCAAGTCTACGTGGATCTACATTATTGCAGGCGAGGCCAGGGAGATCAGCAAATCAGACCTCATCAAGACTTTATCGACAGTGGACGCGTTAGAAAACGACCCCTtcatcgccaccatcaccattcCTCTGCTGGCACCTACATCCCAAGTGCAAGCAGCGCTGTGGTCGTCTCAGTATTGGCCAACGGTTTACCGCAAGAACAACCCCCTCGGTCCTCATCCTAGCATGGTGGGTCGTGGAACAGATGAGATTAAGGAGGATGCATCCTTGTGGATGGCCCTGGCCCATCAAGTCGCCTTGCAAGCAAAAGAGGCAGGAATCGGAGAGGCCATGGGAGCTGTGATTGTTCAGAGAGGAGAAAACGGAACCGAGTTGGTTGGTCTTGCTGGCGATGCCCGTAAACATCAAGAATGCAACGGGGCAATTCTCAACAACACCGTGACACACTGCGTGCTTCGGGCAATCAGTATGGTTGCCCAAAAGCTCGTAAGGCACGAGCACCGGGAGGCTGGCATAACTGCTGAAGCGGCAAATTTATATTACGACTGTTTTCAAGACCAGCCCTTGATTGAGCTGGAACGCCGTTGTTTTGAGCAAGAGCATCCAAACAAGGATGGATACCTTTGCCATGGATTGGAGCT AACTCAGCCTTGCGCGACACCCGCCAACTGCGCCAAGCTGGCTTCCAAGGcattgctgctgcttctctcCTCCGGCTACGGCTCTCGCTTCACCCAAACGGTCGGAAGAAACCATTACTTCTCGAAAGAAGCAAGAATACGAGTATACGTGCCTACGAGACTGCTCTCCACAACGGCGACCCGATCCGTTTTTGGCTTCCTCAACCGTATCATAAAGACGGCCTTGCCAGACAGCGAAATGAACAAGAGAGCTGCCCCGGGGGTGAATGCAACAGCTAGCCCCcccaagaaaagaaagacggATAATGTGCAAAAGTTCTATGCGGTCCAAGCTGGATTTCGCCCTGGGGTGTATATGACATATGCCGAGTGCTCAGCCCAAACGGCTGGTTTCAGGGGTGCTGTTT TCAAATCCTTCACCTCGCGGTCCGATGCAGAGGCATTTGCGGAGGGGAAGAAGGTCGCGGCATCTTCTGATGAGCCAGAGAGGTTTTACGCCGTGGCTGTAGGCAATCCGACGGGCATTTACACAGATTGGAATGAAGCGGCGCTGGCTATCAAGGGCGTCAAGGGCCCCAAGTACAAGCGGTTTGGAACACGAATGGAGGCGGTCGTCTATATTAAACAACATGGCAGTAGGGAAGCCATTGAAGCTCTAGGGGAAACATATGCAGCGGCGCCAGTTGAACTACCGGTATCTCCAACACCGGTAGTAGCTTCCACAAAGAAGACGGCGTCTAAGACGGCCGCAAAGAAAGCTGAACCGGGGGTGCAGCGTCCAGCCGAGGACGTTTTGCAAATTTATACAGACGGCAGTAGCCTTGCAAACGGGAAAGCTGGTTCCAGAGCAGGCGTGGGTGTCTATTTCGGAGACGGGGATCCCCGAAATGTTTCTGAAAGACTGGTTGGCGACCCGCAGACTAACCAGCGTGCCGAGTTGATGGCCATGCTTCGGGCATTAGAGATTGCACCCCTCGAGCAGACGGTGCAGATCATCAGCGACAGCCAGTATTCAATCAACTGCGTGACGCAATGGGCTATTGGATGGAAACACAAAGGGTGGAAGACGGCAACTGGCGAGAATGTCAAGAACCAGGATATCATTCGGGCTgtcctggacaagatggacgAGAGGACCAAGACCGGCGCTAATACCTACTTTCATTGGGTTAAGGGACATGCGTCGGATAGAGGAAATGTGGCTGCTGACAGGTTAGCTGTACGAGGGGCAAAAATGGCTTGTTGA
- the SOD22 gene encoding Na(+)/H(+) antiporter 2 has protein sequence MANYTLQENKGIWAVPLEITDFNILVALLGGFISVFGLVSYLFKETFCLSEALISLLVGVAFGPYAADWIRPWSYAACHRDGLTDAQCQDRLNAITLNFSRLVLGVQLVLAGVQLPSKYLWKELKPILLLVGPGMACMWMATSLLVWGLVGTPSFLHALAVGACVTPTDPVLSAVIVKGKFADHNIPKELQDLIVAESGTNDGLGYPFLFFALYLIKYIGSGATEGGAKDAMGLWFAITWGYTIILSIIYGAVVGWIGKELLYFAKKRNYVDHESFLVFAVALALFVLGTCGLIGTDDVLACFIAGNAFTWDDWFRLQTKDDSLQPTIDMLLNVTIFLWYGAYLPWNDFAHNSIIPLSRLIPLGLLVLLIRRLPWIFGMHKAIHQISQVRQAIFVGFFGPIGVSAVFYLYIGIEFIQQHLSDENSVPRSDVKDLAETITVVVWFLVVCSIVVHGLSIPLGKLGYLAPRLHRVLSESLSETISTDRFSVQARRRIPFFGRFVREPEDVEANLAAQVRQGTAPIRRTGQGVVPSKIKQPEQDSRGAPAAGQSSHEDAESSGTRIDVEAEARVSGEWTPAKGRNQSSDEPEARKSEASTPGRSARREIQFSDEVPQSPPAPAK, from the exons ATGGCTAATTACACTTTACAGGAGAACAAGGGCATTTGGGCCGTACCTTTGGAAATCACCGACTTCAACATCTTGGTTGCTCTGTTGGGTGGATTCATTTCGGTTTTTGGGCTGGTATCATATCTCTTCAAGGAAACATTTTGCCTATCTGAAGCTC TCATATCGCTCTTGGTTGGTGTGGCCTTTGGGCCATATGCGGCCGATTGGATTCGGCCTTGGTCCTATGCCGCTTGTCACCGAGATGGTCTCACGGACGCGCAATGCCAGGACCGGCTGAATGCCATCACGCTCAACTTTTCCAGACTGGTGCTTGGTGTGCAGCTGGTTCTCGCTGGAGTCCAGTTGCCAAGCAAATACCTCTGGAAAGAGCTGAAACCCATCTTGCTACTCGTCGGCCCCGGTATGGCATGTATGTGGATGGCTACGAGTCTTCTTGTTTGGGGACTGGTTGGCACACCTAGCTTTTTGCATGCCCTGGCTGTTGGGGCATGCGTCACTCCTACCGACCCCGTCCTGTCTGCCGTCATTGTCAAGGGGAAGTTTGCCGACCATAACATCCCCAAAGAGTTGCAGGACCTCATCGTTGCCGAGTCTGGAACGAACGACGGCCTGGGCTACCCGTTCTTGTTCTTCGCCCTCTACCTTATCAAATACATAGGATCGGGGGCAACAGAAGGCGGTGCCAAGGATGCCATGGGCCTTTGGTTTGCCATCACGTGGGGGTACACCATTATTCTCAGCATCATCTATGGCGCTGTCGTGGGTTGGATAGGCAAAGAATTGCTTTACTTTGCTAAAAAACGCAACTATGTTGACCATGAGAGtttcctcgtcttcgctgtCGCCTTGGCTCTATTTGTTCTGGGTACTTGTGGGTTGATTGGCACAGATGATGTGTTGGCGTGCTTTATCGCTGGGAATGCCTTCACCTGGGACGATTGGTTCCGCCTACAAACAAAGGATGACTCGTTACAGCCGACGATTGATATGCTTCTTAACGTCACCATCTTCCTATGGTACGGCGCCTATCTTCCGTGGAATGATTTCGCCCACAACTCCATTATTCCATTGAGTCGGTTGATCCCCCTTGGACTTCTGGTACTACTTATACGGCGTCTACCGTGGATATTTGGCATGCACAAAGCTATCCATCAAATTAGCCAGGTACGACAGGCTATCTTTGTGGGCTTTTTTGGCCCAATTGGTGTGTCGGCCGTGTTCTATCTCTACATCGGCATAGAATTCATCCAGCAGCATTTGAGTGATGAAAACAGCGTTCCCAGATCGGATGTCAAGGATCTTGCTGAGACAATTACAGTTGTGGTTTGGTTCCTCGTCGTGTGTAGTATT GTTGTTCATGGGTTGAGCATTCCCCTCGGCAAGCTAGGGTATCTCGCGCCCAGACTCCATCGTGTGCTGAGTGAAAGTCTTAGCGAAACTATTAGCACTGATCGGTTCAGCGTCCAAGCTCGCAGACGTATTCCCTTCTTTGGCAGGTTCGTGAGAGAGCCTGAGGATGTTGAGGCAAACCTCGCGGCGCAAGTGCGCCAGGGCACCGCGCCGATTCGTCGGACCGGACAGGGAGTTGTACCTTCCAAGATAAAACAGCCAGAACAAGATTCCCGAGGAGCACCGGCTGCAGGCCAAAGCAGCCATGAAGATGCTGAGAGCTCCGGAACTCGAATAGATGTTGAGGCTGAGGCCAGAGTCTCGGGGGAGTGGACTCCGGCGAAGGGGAGGAACCAATCTTCTGACGAGCCTGAAGCCCGAAAGTCAGAAGCCAGCACTCCTGGTCGAAGTGCAAGAAGGGAAATCCAGTTCTCCGACGAAGTGCCACAGAGCCCACCAGCTCCGGCTAAGTAG